In a single window of the Halobaculum lipolyticum genome:
- a CDS encoding threonine aldolase family protein yields MIDFRSDTVTTPSDAMREAARDAAVGDDVYEDDPTVNELEARAADLAGFEDALYVPSGTMGNQIAIRTHTDRGQELLCDEQAHVYKWELGGIPQLSQVQPRILDCGDRGVPTAEQVRDGFVAEDLHRPGTGLLCLENTHNSRGGVAVPKADIDEAAAAAHDLGVPVHLDGARFLNACVALDTEPTELTAEVDSAMFCLSKGLGAPVGSMLAGDAEFVERARRIRKLFGGAMRQVGLIAAPGLLALENVDRLADDHANAARLAAGLNEVDGLSAPEPDTNIVMVNSEAAGLTGEELSAACKEAGVKFHAFGEDTCRLCTHLDVDEGDVDEALDLIAAAVADA; encoded by the coding sequence ATGATCGACTTCCGCTCGGACACGGTCACGACCCCGAGCGACGCGATGCGCGAGGCCGCCCGCGACGCCGCCGTCGGCGACGACGTGTACGAGGACGACCCGACCGTCAACGAGTTGGAGGCGCGCGCGGCCGACCTCGCCGGCTTCGAGGACGCGCTGTACGTCCCCTCCGGCACGATGGGGAACCAGATCGCGATCCGCACCCACACCGACCGCGGGCAGGAACTCCTCTGTGACGAGCAGGCCCACGTGTACAAGTGGGAGTTGGGCGGCATCCCGCAGCTGTCGCAGGTGCAACCGCGCATCCTCGACTGCGGCGACCGCGGCGTCCCGACCGCCGAGCAGGTGCGCGACGGCTTCGTCGCCGAGGACCTTCACCGCCCCGGCACGGGGCTACTGTGTCTGGAGAACACCCACAACTCGCGCGGCGGGGTCGCCGTGCCGAAGGCCGACATCGACGAGGCGGCCGCCGCGGCCCACGACCTCGGCGTGCCGGTCCACCTCGACGGCGCCCGGTTCCTCAACGCCTGCGTCGCACTCGACACCGAGCCGACGGAGCTGACCGCCGAGGTCGACTCGGCGATGTTCTGTCTCTCGAAGGGGCTGGGCGCCCCGGTCGGGTCGATGCTCGCTGGCGACGCCGAGTTCGTCGAGCGCGCCCGTCGTATCCGGAAGCTGTTCGGGGGCGCGATGCGGCAGGTCGGCCTGATCGCCGCGCCCGGCCTGCTCGCGCTGGAGAACGTCGACCGCCTCGCCGACGACCACGCCAACGCCGCCCGCCTCGCGGCGGGGCTGAACGAGGTCGATGGGCTGTCGGCGCCGGAGCCGGACACGAACATCGTGATGGTGAACAGCGAGGCCGCCGGCCTCACCGGCGAGGAACTGTCCGCCGCCTGCAAGGAGGCGGGCGTGAAGTTCCACGCCTTCGGCGAGGACACCTGTCGGCTGTGTACCCACCTCGACGTGGACGAGGGCGACGTCGACGAGGCGCTCGACCTGATCGCCGCGGCCGTCGCCGACGCCTGA
- a CDS encoding alpha/beta fold hydrolase, with protein sequence MPYASNGDVELYYEVDGEGAGDRDVDAVVFCGEIGFGPWQWGWQHAAFAGPYRAVVPATRGTGESDAPAGPYTVGQLAADLDAVLADAGIRAAHAVGVGLGGMVALHAALHSSRLRKLALVGTAAYGGGLHPDALWADPGDPEALSASLGAAVTDAFRDRQPDVVSRVLEWRAAEDADRDAWDAQREAVRGFDVADRLYEVDTETLVIHGREDAVCPPTKGEELAAGLPRGEFVGVDGAGHLANVEASREVNDRVLAFFDGDD encoded by the coding sequence GTGCCGTACGCATCGAACGGGGACGTGGAGCTGTACTACGAGGTGGACGGCGAGGGCGCCGGCGACCGCGACGTCGACGCGGTGGTCTTCTGCGGCGAGATCGGGTTCGGCCCGTGGCAGTGGGGGTGGCAACACGCCGCGTTCGCCGGCCCGTACCGGGCGGTCGTGCCGGCGACCCGGGGGACCGGCGAGTCGGACGCCCCGGCGGGACCGTACACCGTCGGCCAGTTGGCCGCGGATCTGGACGCCGTGCTCGCGGACGCCGGGATCCGGGCGGCCCACGCCGTCGGCGTCGGGCTGGGCGGGATGGTCGCGCTCCACGCCGCGCTGCACTCCTCGCGGCTCCGGAAGCTCGCGCTCGTCGGCACCGCGGCGTACGGCGGGGGACTCCACCCCGACGCGCTGTGGGCCGACCCGGGCGATCCGGAGGCGCTGTCGGCGTCGCTCGGCGCCGCCGTCACCGACGCGTTCCGCGACCGCCAGCCCGACGTGGTGTCGCGCGTCCTGGAGTGGCGCGCCGCCGAGGACGCCGACCGCGACGCGTGGGACGCCCAGCGCGAGGCCGTCCGCGGCTTCGACGTCGCCGACCGGCTGTACGAGGTCGACACCGAGACGCTCGTGATCCACGGGCGCGAGGACGCCGTCTGTCCGCCGACGAAGGGCGAGGAACTGGCCGCGGGGCTGCCGCGCGGGGAGTTCGTCGGCGTCGACGGCGCGGGCCACCTCGCGAACGTGGAGGCGAGCCGCGAGGTGAACGACCGCGTGCTGGCGTTCTTCGACGGCGACGACTGA
- a CDS encoding type 1 glutamine amidotransferase: MTRLRLALLNAAHDGANTARNFRRELDADLAEFDANAQQLPETFDFDGVVITGSRSSVYWDEAWIPPLIEWTAEAAERGLPILGVCYGHQVLAEALGGRVGGMDDFEIGYNRVSRRGDDELFAGIDEDFTVFTTHGDTVVELPPGAQLLAENEFGVHAFRKDHTWGVQFHPEYDVETARSVTKGKRERIGDEAVDAVLADISPERYDAACQAKTLFDNFTAYCRRVRDGGDAGAEAEA, translated from the coding sequence ATGACACGGCTTCGACTCGCGCTGCTCAACGCGGCTCACGACGGCGCGAACACCGCCCGGAACTTCCGGCGGGAGCTCGACGCCGACCTCGCGGAGTTCGACGCGAACGCACAGCAGTTGCCCGAGACCTTCGACTTCGACGGCGTCGTCATCACCGGCTCGCGCTCCTCCGTCTACTGGGACGAGGCGTGGATCCCGCCGCTGATCGAGTGGACCGCCGAGGCGGCCGAGCGCGGCCTCCCGATCCTCGGGGTCTGCTACGGGCACCAGGTGCTCGCGGAAGCGTTGGGCGGCCGCGTCGGCGGCATGGACGACTTCGAGATCGGGTACAACCGGGTCAGCCGCCGCGGCGACGACGAACTGTTCGCCGGCATCGACGAGGACTTCACCGTGTTCACGACCCACGGCGACACGGTCGTCGAGCTTCCCCCGGGCGCGCAGCTGCTCGCGGAGAACGAGTTCGGCGTCCACGCGTTCCGCAAGGACCACACGTGGGGCGTCCAGTTCCACCCCGAGTACGACGTCGAGACCGCCCGGAGCGTCACCAAGGGCAAGCGCGAGCGCATCGGCGACGAGGCGGTGGACGCCGTGCTCGCGGACATCTCTCCGGAGCGCTACGACGCCGCCTGCCAGGCGAAGACGCTGTTCGACAACTTCACGGCCTACTGCCGGCGCGTCCGCGACGGGGGCGACGCCGGCGCCGAGGCGGAAGCCTGA
- a CDS encoding inorganic phosphate transporter, whose translation MVAAGTLATLLVAALASLFMAWAIGAGSSGSTPFAPAVGANAISVMRAGLVVGVLGFLGAVLQGANVTEAVGTSLIDGVTITAAAAIVGLVTAAVLVAIGVFAGYPIATAFTVTGAVVGVGLALGGDPAWAKYREIVALWVAVPFVGGSIAYATARLLRSEHVAETVAVPTLAGLVAAIVANIGFTVLGPPGVQRSLAEVAALAGPAVTVAGVDAGRLLVTLAVAVVVALALFRDMAGDQARGQRRFLLALGGLVAFSAGGSQVGLAIGPLVPLLGGEGASVQVPLTAVLVGGGLGLLAGSWTGAPRMIKALAQDYSSLGPRRSIAALIPSFAIAQTAVAFGIPVSFNEIIVSAIIGSGYAAGGAGVSTRKMVFTVLAWIGSLALALGVGYGAFTVVDMVL comes from the coding sequence ATGGTCGCAGCCGGCACCCTCGCCACGCTCCTCGTCGCCGCCTTGGCATCGCTGTTCATGGCGTGGGCGATCGGCGCCGGCTCCTCCGGCTCGACCCCCTTCGCCCCCGCCGTCGGCGCCAACGCCATCTCCGTGATGCGCGCGGGGCTGGTCGTCGGCGTGCTCGGCTTCCTCGGCGCCGTGTTGCAGGGCGCGAACGTCACCGAGGCCGTCGGCACCTCGCTCATCGACGGCGTCACGATTACCGCCGCCGCCGCCATCGTCGGACTGGTCACCGCCGCCGTCCTCGTCGCGATCGGCGTGTTCGCGGGCTATCCCATCGCGACCGCCTTCACCGTCACCGGCGCCGTCGTCGGCGTCGGACTGGCGCTCGGCGGCGACCCCGCGTGGGCGAAGTACCGCGAGATCGTGGCGCTGTGGGTCGCCGTCCCGTTCGTCGGCGGCTCGATCGCGTACGCCACCGCCCGGCTGCTGCGCTCGGAGCACGTCGCGGAGACGGTCGCGGTGCCGACGCTCGCGGGGCTGGTCGCGGCGATCGTCGCGAACATCGGCTTCACCGTGCTCGGCCCGCCGGGCGTCCAGCGGTCGCTCGCGGAGGTCGCCGCGCTCGCGGGACCCGCCGTCACCGTCGCCGGCGTCGACGCCGGGCGGCTGCTCGTCACGCTGGCGGTCGCCGTCGTCGTCGCGCTCGCGCTGTTCCGCGACATGGCCGGCGACCAGGCCCGCGGGCAGCGGCGCTTCCTGCTGGCGCTCGGCGGGCTGGTCGCCTTCTCGGCGGGCGGCTCGCAGGTCGGTCTCGCCATCGGGCCGCTCGTCCCCCTGCTGGGCGGCGAGGGCGCGAGCGTCCAGGTCCCGCTGACGGCCGTGCTCGTCGGCGGCGGACTCGGCCTGCTCGCCGGGTCGTGGACCGGCGCCCCGCGGATGATCAAGGCGCTCGCGCAGGACTACTCCTCGCTCGGCCCGCGCCGCTCCATCGCCGCGCTCATCCCGAGCTTCGCCATCGCCCAGACCGCCGTCGCGTTCGGCATCCCCGTCTCCTTCAACGAGATCATCGTCTCCGCCATCATCGGCTCGGGGTACGCCGCCGGCGGCGCCGGCGTCAGCACGCGGAAGATGGTGTTCACCGTGCTGGCGTGGATCGGGTCGCTCGCGCTCGCGCTCGGCGTCGGCTACGGCGCGTTCACCGTCGTCGACATGGTATTGTAA
- a CDS encoding HalOD1 output domain-containing protein, translated as MWRADVGPAAAPATRLTQITMCRSSQQTTVESIVTAVAQQKGVDPTALERPLYEVIDSESLGDFFGDTVGEITFEYLDTVVTVGSDGAVSVRPVAAPTP; from the coding sequence GTGTGGCGGGCGGACGTCGGTCCCGCCGCCGCGCCGGCAACGAGACTCACTCAGATCACTATGTGCCGGTCATCTCAGCAGACGACGGTAGAATCGATCGTAACTGCGGTCGCGCAACAGAAGGGTGTCGACCCGACGGCACTCGAACGGCCCTTGTACGAGGTGATAGACTCCGAGTCCCTCGGCGACTTCTTCGGGGACACGGTCGGGGAGATCACCTTCGAGTACCTCGACACCGTCGTCACGGTCGGCTCCGACGGCGCGGTGTCGGTGCGGCCGGTCGCGGCGCCGACCCCCTGA
- a CDS encoding hemolysin family protein — MGLSPVHAPVVSPAQLGGLSNAVPITETTIAVGGALAIVILIALSGFFSSSEIAMFSLASHRVDHLVEQGRRGAEAVAELKSDPHRLLVTILVGNNLVNIAMSSIATALVGIYVDNAGAAVLISTFGITSLVLLFGESAPKSYAVENTESWALRIARPLQLSEYVLLPLVVTFDYLTRLVNKVTGGRSAIETSYVTRDEIQNMIQTGEREGVIEEEEREMLDRIFRFNKTIAKEVMTPRLDVNAVPKDASIDEAIETCVQADHERVPVYEGNLDNIIGVVNIRDLVRARYYGEGETELAGVVQPTLHVPESKNADELLEEMQETRMQMVVVIDEFGTTEGILTLEDMVEEIVGEILEGDEEEPFEFVDDNTVLVRGEVNIDEVNEVLGIDLPEGQEFETLAGFVFNMAGRLVEEGEEIDYEGVKIRIEEVDNTRIMRARVTVTDAYFDDDTEEPEAGAEAEN, encoded by the coding sequence ATGGGTTTGTCGCCGGTACACGCTCCCGTAGTCTCGCCCGCGCAACTCGGCGGACTCTCGAACGCGGTGCCGATCACCGAGACCACCATCGCGGTCGGCGGCGCGCTCGCGATCGTGATCCTGATCGCGCTCTCCGGCTTCTTCTCCTCCTCGGAGATCGCGATGTTCTCGCTCGCCAGCCACCGGGTCGACCACCTCGTCGAACAGGGCCGTCGCGGCGCCGAGGCGGTCGCCGAACTCAAGTCGGACCCCCACCGGCTGCTCGTGACGATCCTCGTCGGCAACAACCTCGTCAACATCGCGATGTCCTCTATCGCGACCGCGCTGGTCGGCATCTACGTCGACAACGCCGGCGCGGCCGTGTTGATATCCACGTTCGGGATCACCTCGCTCGTGCTGTTGTTCGGGGAGTCGGCTCCCAAGAGCTACGCCGTCGAGAACACCGAGTCGTGGGCGCTGCGGATCGCCCGCCCGCTCCAGTTGTCCGAGTACGTCCTCCTCCCGCTGGTCGTCACGTTCGACTACCTCACGCGGCTGGTGAACAAGGTCACCGGCGGCCGCTCGGCGATCGAGACGTCGTACGTCACCCGCGACGAGATCCAGAACATGATCCAGACCGGGGAGCGCGAGGGCGTCATCGAGGAGGAGGAGCGGGAGATGCTCGACCGCATCTTCCGGTTCAACAAGACCATCGCCAAGGAGGTGATGACGCCCCGCCTCGACGTCAACGCGGTCCCGAAGGACGCCTCCATCGACGAGGCGATCGAGACGTGCGTGCAGGCCGACCACGAGCGCGTCCCCGTGTACGAGGGGAACCTCGACAACATCATCGGCGTCGTGAACATCCGCGACCTCGTCCGCGCGCGCTACTACGGCGAGGGCGAGACGGAACTGGCGGGCGTCGTCCAGCCGACGCTGCACGTCCCCGAGTCGAAGAACGCCGACGAACTGCTCGAGGAGATGCAGGAGACCCGGATGCAGATGGTCGTCGTCATCGACGAGTTCGGGACGACCGAGGGGATCCTCACGCTGGAGGACATGGTCGAGGAGATCGTCGGCGAGATCCTCGAGGGCGACGAGGAGGAGCCGTTCGAGTTCGTCGACGACAACACCGTCCTCGTGCGCGGCGAGGTGAACATCGACGAGGTGAACGAGGTGTTGGGGATCGACCTCCCGGAGGGACAGGAGTTCGAGACGCTCGCGGGCTTCGTGTTCAACATGGCCGGCCGCCTCGTCGAGGAGGGCGAGGAGATCGACTACGAGGGCGTGAAGATCCGCATCGAGGAGGTCGACAACACGCGGATCATGCGCGCCCGCGTCACCGTGACGGACGCGTACTTCGACGACGACACCGAGGAGCCGGAAGCCGGCGCGGAAGCCGAGAACTGA
- a CDS encoding glutaredoxin family protein, with amino-acid sequence MTDPEITLYRLQACPYCERVVRKLKQYDLDYESRFVEPMHSDRNAVARLTGKRSVPAIRDERTGVTMSESGNIVDYLDRTYGEGGAAGGA; translated from the coding sequence ATGACCGACCCCGAGATCACCCTGTACCGACTCCAGGCGTGCCCCTACTGCGAGCGGGTCGTCCGCAAGCTCAAGCAGTACGACCTCGACTACGAGTCCCGGTTCGTCGAGCCGATGCACTCCGACCGGAACGCGGTCGCGCGGCTCACCGGCAAGCGCTCGGTGCCGGCCATCCGCGACGAACGGACGGGCGTCACGATGTCCGAGTCGGGCAACATCGTCGACTACCTCGACCGCACGTACGGCGAGGGCGGCGCCGCGGGGGGCGCCTGA
- a CDS encoding redoxin domain-containing protein, with the protein MVDFDVVDLPETDHVAAGDEAPDFTRPLVGAEYWSDTSLSDLDGPVALVLFPMDGAFPATYVWNEIRDRGWGRGDTDHVTVVGVSISTPYEHKTFVEERGMEYELFSDPSAEVGDLYGAVQDLDGMAGIREHRPAVFLLDDDHTVTYAWVASEWPAFPDYDEVETNLERL; encoded by the coding sequence ATGGTCGACTTCGACGTCGTCGACCTCCCCGAGACCGACCACGTCGCCGCGGGCGACGAGGCGCCGGACTTCACCCGGCCGCTCGTCGGCGCCGAGTACTGGAGCGACACGTCGCTGTCGGACCTCGACGGCCCGGTCGCGCTGGTGTTGTTCCCGATGGACGGCGCCTTCCCCGCGACGTACGTCTGGAACGAGATCCGCGACCGCGGCTGGGGGCGCGGCGACACGGACCACGTGACCGTCGTCGGGGTCTCGATCTCGACGCCGTACGAGCACAAGACGTTCGTCGAGGAGCGCGGGATGGAGTACGAACTGTTCTCGGACCCGTCCGCCGAGGTCGGCGACCTGTACGGCGCGGTGCAGGATCTGGACGGGATGGCGGGGATCCGCGAGCACCGCCCCGCCGTCTTCCTGCTCGACGACGACCACACCGTGACGTACGCGTGGGTCGCCTCCGAGTGGCCGGCGTTCCCGGACTACGACGAGGTCGAAACGAACCTCGAGCGGCTGTAA
- a CDS encoding L-threonylcarbamoyladenylate synthase, translating into MPANDTGDGVDGPRVDDADVERAAEAVGAGDLVVYPTETVYGLGADATDPRAVERVFEAKGRPRDKPLSVAFGDVEAALSLLPATDRAARFARAFLPGPVTVVVARGDALPGELTGGESRVGIRVPDHETARALAAAAGPITATSANRSGAGSVRRVADLDPRVRERAAVVLDGGETPGGESTVVDPERGVIHRAGPLADEIREWLASQP; encoded by the coding sequence ATGCCCGCCAACGACACGGGCGACGGGGTCGACGGACCCCGCGTCGACGACGCCGACGTCGAGCGTGCGGCCGAGGCGGTCGGCGCCGGCGACCTCGTCGTCTACCCGACGGAGACGGTGTACGGACTCGGCGCCGACGCGACCGACCCCCGCGCCGTAGAGCGCGTGTTCGAGGCGAAGGGCCGCCCGCGGGACAAGCCGCTCTCCGTCGCGTTCGGCGACGTGGAGGCGGCGCTGTCGCTGCTCCCGGCGACCGACCGCGCGGCGCGGTTCGCGCGGGCGTTCCTCCCCGGCCCGGTGACGGTCGTCGTCGCCCGCGGCGACGCGCTGCCGGGCGAACTCACGGGGGGCGAGTCGCGGGTCGGGATCCGCGTGCCCGATCACGAGACGGCGCGGGCGCTGGCGGCCGCAGCGGGACCGATCACCGCGACCAGCGCGAACCGCTCGGGCGCGGGGAGCGTCCGCCGGGTCGCCGACCTCGACCCGCGGGTCCGCGAGCGGGCGGCGGTCGTGCTCGACGGCGGCGAGACGCCGGGCGGGGAGAGCACGGTCGTCGACCCCGAGCGCGGCGTGATCCACCGTGCCGGCCCGCTCGCCGACGAGATCCGCGAGTGGCTGGCGAGCCAGCCCTGA